In Clostridia bacterium, the sequence TTTGCCGGCCCCGGTGAGCGCTTGGCTTTAATTGCCTATTTGCTCCCTATCCCGCCTACTCCTTCCGGTGATGATGTCCAGGATGCGACCGGGCTTGTGCAGTGGCTTAACGGCAACAGTCATGTAGTCACTAGCAATATCAAGGAAGACAAGGCTCGAGCGACAACTGATGCAGGTGACTTGGCAAAGGTTGTTTGGAAAAGTGGAAATCCTCAAGACACCATTAAGTTAAACAATGATAACAGCTTCGTCTTTACCGCATCCGCCATGTATTGGGAGCGCAATTTCTACACTCAGGCTCATATGCGAGTAGCAGCTGAGTTGCATGTGTTTAACGGGTGGGTCCATTTAGAGGATAAGAATGCAAACAAACAAGGGGAGTTAAGCTTGTTCGTTCCCGACGGGCTTGGTATTCCCGGCAGCCTCATTCCCGGCGGTAACCCGGAACGTGTTTACGGGGAAGTTCATTTCGTGGAAGGACTATTCTTAGGCGATCCCAGCAATGAGGAAAATCTAATCGCCAAAGGCGCTTACTACTTCCCTGATGGTGCCAGGCTCCCAGAAGATGCTAGACTGTTGATTCCCATGATCCCGTCTAATCTCCGATGAGGTGTCTACCATGAAGGGGTATTTTGAAAACCGGCGCGGGTTGACCCTGGTGGAGCTACTCATTGTCCTGGCTCTTTTATCAATCATCCTAATAGGCGTCGTTAATCTTTTCAGCTTTATTCTCCGGACCTTCGATTGGGTGGAAGGGGAAACCCAACGACAGCAGGAGGTAAAACGGGCCTTGTCCATGCTGGGCAATGACATCAGGAATGCCAGACCCCTTGAGGACCAGCTCATCGGGGTAGCTATTAATCAATCCGGCACGGAACTGTTATTGGGGCCTGAAGGACAGGGGTGCATCCGTTACCAGGTGAGACAGAATGCACTGTGGCGGCAGGTGCATGATGGACATGGTTTTACCGATCAACCGGGGAAGATCCTTGACCTGGTGGTGCAACCCGGTGATAGGCCTTTCCAAAGAAATGAAAAGACTGTTTTCGTGCACCTGAGAATCGATTATAGCGGCGGTAGGAAAGCCGGAAAACTTATGGAAATCACGGCGGAGTTCACCGTGAGAAACGGTTTGCTGGAAAAGGAGGATTAATATGTTCAAACTCCTTTGGCAAAATGAGGATGGCATGGTGTTGCCTCTCGTAGTAGTCATGATTGCCGTTTTTACTATTCTAGGGTTCAGTGCTCTTTTCATGGTAGATACGCAAGCCGGCTTGGAGGAAAAAGAAATCCATAGGACTGGTGCCCTGCACTATGCGGAGGCCGGCATCAATGATTACCTGGGCCATTTGAACAGGCGGATTAATGTGCCCTGGGACAAATGGAATGTACCCGTACCTTTTGAAGACGGCTACTACCAATTAGAGCAGGTAGAATTTGATGAAAGCTCCTTGACCAGGGTAATTCAGGCCACAGGATGGGTTGCCGGCGACGAGGGCAACAAGAGAACTATCCGGGCAAAAATCGGGCGGAGAGCATTTAACGAGTACGCCTATTTTTCTCATGATGACGGCCCAAACATTTACTGGAAAACGGGAGAGGTGTGTTATGGTCCATACCACACTAATAATATCCTTAACATAAGCGGGACACCGACCTTTTACGGGCCTGTCACTTATTCCAAGGACGTTATCGGAGTTGGTAACAATGCCAAGAAGATTTTTAGGGCCGGTTATAGAATGGTTCCGGAGATTAAACTGCCCAACAATAATTATCAATTAAAGGAAAGAGCTCTGGAAAGGGGTCACTATTATTTCGGTCGGACCAGGATCCTTCTTGATGGGGATAGATACCATGTGAAATACTACGAAGAGATTACCGATGGACGCGGTAGAAAAACCTACCAAGAACAAGAAAAAAGGAACCTGCCCTTGCCGGAAAACGGTGTAATCTATGTGGACGGCGGCAATGACGGTAAGTTTGCCGCCACCTCCGGCAACTTGTTTATTGCCGGTGAGCTTTCCGGTAACTTGACGGTGGGGGCGGCAAACGACATTTACATTCTAGGATACGATCCTTTGGAAAACCAATGGGAGAAAAATGTTAAGCAGGGCAATAAAACGGTCACCAAAAAACCCGATCCGGTACCTAATGCCGCGACTCAGGGGATTGTTTATAAAAACACTGTCTTTAGACAGGTGAAATCAGGTAAGGAAGTTACCGGTTATGAGGCTGACGGGGATGATATGCTGGGTTTGGTGGCCAATAACAAGATCAGGATTTTAGGCGAAGATTGGTTTGACGGGGTTAAAGCCGATGTGGCTCCAAATAACATCACCATTCACGCAGCCCTTTTCTCCATCAATGAAGGCTTCGGTTACGAAAGCTATACGAAATATAAAAAAGAAAACATCATTTTAAGGGGGTCCCTTGTCCAGCACACTAGAAAGCCGGTCGGTGAAACCGATTGGATGGGTAAAAAAACGGGGTATTACAAGGATTATGCTCATGATCCGAGGATGTTGACCACAGCACCTCCCAATTTCCCTGAGCCTTTAAACACCGGGTGGGAGATTAAGGAATGGATTGTAGATCCTCCCGAGGACCGGTAATGAACCGGCTGCGTTATCTTTACCCCTGAATGCGGCCGCCGGCGGGAACAGTCGTGATGATGCCGGCGCTCCCTTTACACGTGAAAACAGCACCCCGTTGCCCGGGGTGTCTTTTTTGACAGATCCTGTCGTTTCCTGACGGCAAAAAGTGAAATATTTTGGCAGGAAACAACAAACTTAGAGAGAATTGTTAATTTTCAGAGGCAGAAATACTGGATTTTAGGATATCGGGGAGGAAAGAGGATACCTCTCATGGCTGTTTTCTATTACCGGGCTCGCGACAAGAAGGGGCAATTGGTGGAAGGAAGCCTTACCGCCAGCAGTCGACTGCAAGGAGCCCAGGAACTCAGGCAGCAGGGATTGTTTCCCCTCGAGATTAGAGAAAGGGCAATTTTCCAAAACAGGCCGACCTTAAAATTTGCCATTACAAAGAAAACACAGCACCTTGCCGTTTTTGCACACCAAACGGGAGCGATGTTGGAAGCAGGATTACCCGTGCTGACTTGTTTAGAGTTAGTAAAAGAACAGCTTTCCCAGGAATATGGGCAGGCTTTAACAGCCGTACAGCAAGACTTAAAGGAAGGAAGTTCCCTGGCCGGCGCTTTAAAGAAGCATCCCCATGTGTTTCCTCCCCTGTTGACCAGCATGGTAGAGGCCGGGGAACTCGGTGGAATCCTAGTGGAGGTTTTATACTGGCTGGCAGAGCTTTATGAGAGAGAGACTCATTTGTTGGAAAAAGTCAAGTCTGCATTGCTGTATCCCTGCTTGGTGCTGGTGCTGGCCCTATTAGCACTGGTATTCTTGTTTATCGCAGTCATACCCAATTTTGCACACATTCTGGAGAACATGGGGGCGGAAATACCTCTCATCACGCAGTTGATCTTGACTACGGCACGGAAGCTGGCCGACGGCGGATTCTTTTTGGCTCTGGTCTTAGGGCTGCTGCTGGGCTGCACCTATTATATCTCAAAGTCGCCGGCGGGGAAGGGTTGGCGGGACAAGTTGCTGCTTGAATTCCCATTGATTAGGGATTTGACGGTCAAAATGCTGTCTGCCAGGTTTTGTAGGATGCTCAGTGCCTTGTTGAGGAGCGGTGTACCTATCTTGCAGGCCGTCACCGTGGTGCAGAAGACCCTCGGCAATCAACGGGCCCAAGCAAGATTGTCTTTAATCGTAACTGATTTGCAGGAAGGCAGGAGTTTAGGAAGCTCCCTGGCCAAAATGGGGCTTTTTCCTCCGCAGCTGGTGGCGGTGGTTGTTGCCGGGGAAGAGTCAGGACAATTACCCGAGTTCTTGTTCAAGTTGGGCCAAATGTATGAGACGGAATGCCACCGGACCTTGGAGCGGGTTACCGTCTTGCTGGAGCCTGCTTTGATGTTGTGCCTGGGCGGTTTCGTCAGTTTTGTCGTCATCGCCCTGTTGTTACCGCTGTTTACCCTGATTGGTTCTCTATGAGCCGCTGCCGGACCCATCAACGTTCAATACCAATCAGGTTTGCCTGGAATAGGATTCTTTATACCGTGAGGACCATGAAGAAAGGAAAACCAAGAGGGTTTACTTTGTTAGAAGTTATCACCACCATAGCCATCTTAGGCATTATCTTAACCATGGCCGTGCCTAACCTGCATAAACCGCTGGCCAGGTACCGACTACAAAGTACGGGTATGCAGTTGGCTGCGGATTTGCGGTGGGTGAGGCAGCAATCCATTTACGGTAAGGCTACTGTGGTACATATCTGGTTTTCTTTACCGGATAATTTTTACATGGTCCGGGATGGTACCAAAATCATCGTCTACCGCACGCTGCCGCCCGGTATCCGATTTGCGGAAGTGGAACTCCAGCAGAGACCGTTTACTTTCACCCTTTCCGGAGCGCCCGGG encodes:
- a CDS encoding prepilin-type N-terminal cleavage/methylation domain-containing protein: MKGYFENRRGLTLVELLIVLALLSIILIGVVNLFSFILRTFDWVEGETQRQQEVKRALSMLGNDIRNARPLEDQLIGVAINQSGTELLLGPEGQGCIRYQVRQNALWRQVHDGHGFTDQPGKILDLVVQPGDRPFQRNEKTVFVHLRIDYSGGRKAGKLMEITAEFTVRNGLLEKED
- a CDS encoding type II secretion system F family protein; this translates as MAVFYYRARDKKGQLVEGSLTASSRLQGAQELRQQGLFPLEIRERAIFQNRPTLKFAITKKTQHLAVFAHQTGAMLEAGLPVLTCLELVKEQLSQEYGQALTAVQQDLKEGSSLAGALKKHPHVFPPLLTSMVEAGELGGILVEVLYWLAELYERETHLLEKVKSALLYPCLVLVLALLALVFLFIAVIPNFAHILENMGAEIPLITQLILTTARKLADGGFFLALVLGLLLGCTYYISKSPAGKGWRDKLLLEFPLIRDLTVKMLSARFCRMLSALLRSGVPILQAVTVVQKTLGNQRAQARLSLIVTDLQEGRSLGSSLAKMGLFPPQLVAVVVAGEESGQLPEFLFKLGQMYETECHRTLERVTVLLEPALMLCLGGFVSFVVIALLLPLFTLIGSL